The Raphanus sativus cultivar WK10039 chromosome 2, ASM80110v3, whole genome shotgun sequence DNA segment aaaaatttaaaaataatttcaaaagttatttttgaattttttaaaaaaagttaaaacaaaaactttcGAAAAAATTCTACAAattcgaatttgaaaacatataatttgaaacgataaaaacctatttaaatttatttttatttatatttatatatttaaggtATAATGGTCgtttcttttattaaataaaacattttggtcattgttttctttagtatcttttttgtgacaaaaacttgaaaatagagaatttcccaaaaaaaaagagaatttcccaaaattattatataactattcgttattaatatataaaataaaaatttagttattaatcAGTAGAAAACACCCTGAAATCTTGAAAGTAGGAAAAATACAAACATTTTCATTCCCAACTCGTTACACCTTAAGTAGCTAGTTTGTTTATTGTTGTAATTAATTTAACGAGCATTATGGATCTTTTAAGAACGGAATGAGTACTATATACAAAGGTTTCTGAACTTTGAAATTATTgtgacaaaaacaaaagaacaaaaagacTTTCAATCCCTTGTGAATGCATTTCACCACGAGAACAAAAGAGACTTAGTAAATGATAAGACAAGATATCGATAGTAATTTGGTTTCTTATATGGGACTTTTGTTGGTGATGACCCAATTTGAAAAGGAATCAAGAGTGTTTTCATCTGCTCTGTAATGCTTTTGAGTAAACTCAAGGAACATGGGCCAAGTGAAATCAGGGTATCTCCTTGGTGTCTTGTCCAAAATCTCACTTGGTGGCTTCACAACTTTGTCTCTCTTCGGACACAAGAAGAATGCCATCGATTTCCTTGCACTCTCTCTGTTCACAACCGCTCTATGCAAACAACTCTTGAATATCCCGTTCGATAGAGCCTATAAAACCAaagttttcaaatattatttatatatgatgaGTAACGAAAATGTGTATACTCTTTTAGATGGTCATTAATCACCATGAAAGTGTCACCGATATTGACGACAAAAGCCTTGGGATTGGGGGGAATGGATCGCCATTGATTGTCAACAAAGACTTGAAGGCCATTGACATGATCTTGGTGAAGGATGGTCAAAGAGCTTGGATCACAATGAGGCCCTGTACCTAATGTCAGATCTGGTGTCTGGCATGGAGGGTAATGATTTAGCCTCATTATGGAATCATTCTCTTCGAAAAACCCTCTAAAATAGTCGCGGTTTACGCCTAAACTTAGCCCCAGAAGCTCCATGATCTTTAGAGACAGAGAGCTCATTGCTTCACAGTACTCTTGGTATACATTCCTGCAAAAATGACCGGGAAATCATAAGCAAACCTGATCAAATTATCTCCGGTTTAATGATTTTGGTATAAGAAACCGGTTTGTTAAAGTAAGACtagaaaaacagaggaaataatctttaaaacaaaacagaataaataattctgtttggtgtttttattctattttaggaCCCTTACCCAAATTGCTCGAACTCTTGTCCTAGTGTATCGGAGAAGTAATCCTGAACTATTTTCGATCCATTATTCTCGTTGGAAAACCGGAAAGAGAGAGTCTCCTTCCACGGGAGCTTGGTGGAAAATCTTCCAGTGAAACTACTGGCATAGCCACTGCTCTCACCGGGTTTTCTCTGAGCTCTTTGTTTTCCGGCTAGAGGCATGTCGAAGAATCTTTCCATGAAACGGTGACCGTCAGATATGAGGGACTCGCTGACTCCATGATTAACGACGAGAAAGAAACCATGTTTCGTGCAAGCTTCTGCGATGAGTCTAGAAGCCTCTAGAGTTGAGTCTTGGCTCGAGATATCGATGAAAGGGACTTTAAGCTCGGGAATGTCAATGGTAGGTTTCTCTTCATCTGGCCATATGAACTGGTTTGGTATTTGAGATTGGAGGTTAAGAAGAGAAGGGTTGAAGATTATTGGAGGAGTTTCATCATTTTCAAGACTTTGTTTTGGTTCTTGTTCTTTCTCTGCTGGAgacgttgttgttgttgtgcaAATTATCGCCATTTTTTGGTAGAGTTTTTATTTTGTCCTTTTCTGAGTTTGAATGAATGAAAAGGAGAAGTGGGAGTGAGTGTTGTTGAGGAGATGGGGGAACAAAGGGTCCTTCAAGTCTTTATATAAGCAAGCTTTCAACTCTTGTTAATGTtcgtttgtttttattttctttatattaatttagttCCAATTTTTTCCAGATTTTTGTATTGAAGGGCTTTGCCACATGGGATTtcatactaatatattttatcaggTACATATAATAGTAGTGTTATCAACTTTTGCATGTATTGAAACTTTTTGGTATCAATCAAAACGACAAAGAAAACTAGACGACAACTAATTCCTAAATTAAATGTGCATGTTCTTGGCATTCATGCATGTTGGATTCAATCTTGATCTTATATAATACATTCTTATCGAAATCTTGcaatcattttaaataaatattgtaaTGACAATTTGTCAAATGTGTGTATAGACTACCACACTTTTTAAGAATGCATGACCGTTTAACTAAGAAAGCTTTAAgttaaattttaccaaaaaactgtagtttcatttttatcaaatgtaaactttattgatcaaatgagGAAATACTGTTACATTTACAAACTTTTTGAaaggaaattaaataaatgaaactaTGTTAAGACATAACTACTATCGATGCCTCTGATATTGGAGTAACATGGTGGAGTAGGAATATCCGATCAACTAAAACCTTAAACGAACGGTCTATATAACATTAACAGACTAATTAGTAAAGCTTCAATTATCTTGTTTATCTCAAGGGCTTATTCAAGCTTTAGATAGTGAATTCTAAAAAGATCATATATAACCAGTTCAAAGCTAGGTCAAATGAGTTAAGTGATTGTCCGAGATCTCAAGAGTTAGGTGCGGCATGTTCATCCGAGATATGCGAAGTAGTTGAGTTTCGGTTGGTACTAAAAGTACAATTCAAGCGTCGGAGAAGACTTTCACTTAATTCATATATAGAGAGACACACTTAcatgttgcacaaaaaaaaagagagacacTTGCACATTTTTACTTCATTACCAATATTAATCAAACATCGATAGACTATTATATTTTACTCCATTACCAATATTAATCAATTCGTCGATTTACCAAATCTTTATTATGGGTCTTAGCGTCACACCGTAGTTGGAAAAGTTAATCATTATAAACCGTAGCAAGCTCATTCTATTCTAAATAATCTTTTGGATGACACGGATATTCTTTTGGTTAAAGATTTGTAGTTTAACGTATTCAGATTTTATTTACATCATCTTTAAATGGTTATACGTGCACTACGTTCTGTAGTGCATACTATCTCCTTTTTGAACGGGTACTTACTCTAGAATAAATTCATGTTTGACGAATACAAATATTACAGTATAGGTACATCCTCTGGAATCAGTTTTGGCTTCAGTCCAACAAACAAATTGCATGGGAATAGGAACTTGCTGTGTATTTTAATCACACAAAACAATACTGTTTTAAGCGAAAACAAGTAACTTAAATCAATGGATTATTTTGGTGGTGTCTGTTTTTATAGTTGGCAGGAGGAAGAGGTTCCCGAGGTTGTGTTTTGGCTGTATTAGGAGAAGTTTTAACTCCACATACTTATTTACTTTCTCGTCTTGCATAGTTTTAACATTTTCAgcttaaaaatttatagttgtTGTCTATTTTCTATTGGATGTCAAAGAAATTGGAAATATGAGACATAACTGCGTTTGAATCCGAACATAAGTAAATAACTTTGGGCTGGTCTTATAACACTTAAATGGTTACATATGGACGTTTGAAAACCCCACGACTCGCTGGATCTCCTCCTCTAATGCATACTCTTTCATGGTTGGTTTTATCAATTTCAAGTTTGGAGTTTCTATTTTTCCTGTCCACTGGATTACACTTTACAATTACTaacatttatatgttttgttttacaCTCGGTAACATTAATGTCTGTACCTAATTCCCAACTCTgtcataaattttgaaatttgttttttttttttgcttgaaaaAAGGCTTGatcaattttgaaatttataaacgaaaaccaaaacatacatcttgtCATAATATATTTCATCAACTCCaaagtttattattaaaaaagtcTCCCAAGTTTATCAGAAaacatattctttttaaaaaaattcttatagTACGTGTActtttatcaatttataatgCCAATAATGAaagaataaatcaaaaaaatctTATCTGATACTTCAAAATGATGTTactgattttttaaattacaagaGAGCTGGAGCTGGTCTAgtaacaaaattttgttagagACTCAAACAATAAATACTCTTTCTAAGATTGGtttgtttataaatttgaattttataattaagTTACGCTAATACTAAAAGCTTAAATATCTCTGATATTGAACAAGGAAAATAGTGCAAAAATAGTGCAAATTTTACTAGTTATCGACAAGTGAACGTCAATAGTTGTACCCAggtcaaacaaaaacaaatagcaCAGTCTTAAGAGGGTATATTCAACTAAGGGTTTGAagtgatttatattaaaatgacaaatctactattattcaaacatggattttaaaaaacattttaaaatccagtgttattgaacttgacattttataaaactctCTGAAATCTACTGTtgttgaacaaaatttaagttagagattttggagtgttttaagtgtttctagagtgtttgaaAAGAGTTCCTtggttataaaaataaaaataaaaattccactgttttagatgagattctagagtgttttaacaaaaatcacaccaaAATCTCTAATTCTCCAacaatcatctaaaaactcattaaaaatcaaatcacttcaaatttcatattcaatacacccccttaATGTTAACAAGTATTGGTGAAAGTTTAGCGGATTTATCTATAATAGTAACACCAAATCACCCACACGCCCTTGTAATTCTATATGGGTATGTACAATATAAGATATTATAGTCTTGCGAGTTAGGATACTTCGGTTTATTTGGTTTGGGTATTTTCGGTTTCGGATAATTCGGTTTGGCCAAATATCTACCGAAGTGAACTGTAAAAATCGGTTTGGTTTTCGGTTAACTtcggtttttaattttatttcagaattaactgattattttttgtttcagtgtaattttccaaaaaaaaatcggaTATTTTCTGTTAAATTCGGAtattttcggttattttcggttgTTTTGTGTAATTTGGTTCGACTTttgcaatgttttgaaaaccggaccggacaccaactcggtgaagctactggttgacaggttagaccggttcaaccggtcgaaccgggttttttatttatataaaaatgtataaaattatatatttatactatataaactttacttctacatataatactttctctattctttttttattaactcaaaataaacaacaaacataaatctgattactatgtaaactaaaaatttttaaaaaaatgatttacagctaagacaattatatttatttatttttacaactaacatttcaaattttaaaaatatggtaaaataaaaatagtatctgagagtcaaaaatatattttcacattttttcttagaaaaatagaaaatcaattaaatagtgatagttgaacactaattataaaatattaaattttagctagtaataattaaaaacacttaattatatgttaatttttgagaaccgggttttaaaattaaaccgggtcaccggttttaccgggtttcagccgattttactgatttttatcaaatccgggttttaaaccgaaccggactcggcttcttcagcgagtcacggtcggaccggccggtccgatctgattttcaaaacactgatttttcggttatttttggttgttttcggatattttcgggtatttttctgtttttctatttttcaaaaaaaaaaaaatcaaaaaccaaccGTAAACCCCAATTTTCAAAACCAttccgaaccaaaccgaaatcaaaaaccgtaaccaaaccaaaaatcaaaaatttcggttcggtttggtctGATCGGTTTGGACAAAAGTCGCAGGGCTGAGATATTATGAAATCTAGCAGTAGTATCACACATTGTGTTTTTGGCATCCACTGATGTCCGTAGTAAACTAAGTTAAATTTGAAGCATTATTGAACAAGAAAAATAGTAGAAAATTTAATAGTTCTCGACAAGTAAAGACGTCAAAAGCTGTACCCAACAAAAAAAACGAGGTATGGAGTTTTGGGGGTCCATCGGTTCTATTATGCATATTTTCATAAGAAAACCTGAAGtattatcaaataaaaacaaaatgagATAATCGGTGTaattaggaaatatattaacTGAAACAGTTCTCATATAACATGAACTTATATGACTTgcgatgccaaaaaaaaaacgttataagttacaaaaaaacttGGCATTTACACTTATGCGTTAATCTTCAAATTTCAAACCCCACAAGAAAAAAACtaagggggtgtattcaatctgaaatttgaagtgatttggtttttaatgaatttttagatgattgtaggagaattagagaatttggtgtgatttttgttaaaacattcTAGAATTTCTAAAACAGtgagatttgtatttttatttttataactaaggaactctcttcaaacactctagaaacaTTTAAAGCACTCTAAAATTTCTAACTTAAATtcttttcaataacagtggattttagagggttttataaaatgtcaagttcaataacactggattttaaagtattttttaaaatccacatttgaataacagtggatttgtcattttaatataaatcacttcaaacccttagttgaatacaccccctaaAGCTTAATTTTATACTGATTTATCCTAGAGAGAAAtccttaaatattttaatgaaggaaattttgatcatttttcttcttttaaactatttttatgataattttttttcgaaaagccattctagaatttttttttcaattgatAGGCCTTAAAAAGAATGACCTCATCCCAATCATACTTGAAGGAGGGTGGGCGGATCGTTGAGATTTAGATAATTTAGACAGGAGGTAATCTTCAAATAAACTGCAGAATGTCTTAGAGTTGTTTAGTAGCTCTGAAGTTATGAGTTCACCTCGAAGATTAGTTCTGAATATCTCTTCCATGGAGATTAATCTCCTAAAGATTGGTTTGTCCACACATTGACTAGCCTAGGCGAGGGAGTCCCCAAAGAGACAATTTTGTTTGCTCAAAGATGATGTTTATTCAATAATGGGATGGATGGTATAAAACATGCATAGGGTACTTTATAAACCTAAAactaaaatcctaatcctaaacaaaaaatgtttaatGAAAACCATATTTTAATCATGTTCCTAATTGGTTTAGAAATCCAAAATACTAATTTAAAAGGGTTacataaataagaaaactaaaaatatacttGAATAGACCAATTTAGTCGTGGATACTTTTTTTTGGTCCGATCTTTGATCAGGCTGGTTGGTCTTTCCATATTTTGACTGATAAAGCTTTGCTCGACCAAGTCCTTTTTGGGTTTATTCCACTTCAATTATGGCAAGCTGTTGTGTTTCAAGGTTCACTTGGTTAATGAAAATGTTCTTGTTTCTCTATTTCTACCTCTAGATCT contains these protein-coding regions:
- the LOC108840776 gene encoding gibberellin 20 oxidase 2, with the protein product MAIICTTTTTSPAEKEQEPKQSLENDETPPIIFNPSLLNLQSQIPNQFIWPDEEKPTIDIPELKVPFIDISSQDSTLEASRLIAEACTKHGFFLVVNHGVSESLISDGHRFMERFFDMPLAGKQRAQRKPGESSGYASSFTGRFSTKLPWKETLSFRFSNENNGSKIVQDYFSDTLGQEFEQFGNVYQEYCEAMSSLSLKIMELLGLSLGVNRDYFRGFFEENDSIMRLNHYPPCQTPDLTLGTGPHCDPSSLTILHQDHVNGLQVFVDNQWRSIPPNPKAFVVNIGDTFMALSNGIFKSCLHRAVVNRESARKSMAFFLCPKRDKVVKPPSEILDKTPRRYPDFTWPMFLEFTQKHYRADENTLDSFSNWVITNKSPI